The nucleotide window AGAGTCTGAAAGGTAATGCTGGTACGGTGGGATCACACCACTTCTAAGTAATAGAATTCTGATAATTAGAGGATCGGTGTCAAAGCACCGTTCTCTTCAGGTAACATGGGTCACTACTACACCTGTCCTTTGTGACTTTTATAAGAACGTGACAGTATACTTGCTTAACAGTTCCTCAAAGCATTAATATGGAAAGCGTAAATTGAGCTCTAGAATATAATGTATACAATATTTTCTTTCTAATGAAAATATGCCACTTGATGTGAGGCAGTCTTTAATGTTTAGCCTCCATTTTGCCTGCCTACTAAAACAGTGGTTATTTTAAGAAATGTTACTATCCTTACTTGTTGAGTTCATATAACCATTATATAGGCATTCTCTTTTTACCATAATTTTTTCCACCATTTATATTCTGAATATTGGTTAGACCTTGGACACAATAAACAAATCCATCAGCTTTAATGTAGTTCTGGTGCATTGGTAATCAATCATAAGAGTTGGGAATACATCTTATTGGTGGGTCCTCTTGCTTATGGAGACACCATACAAGTGTTTGTCCAACTCCTGTCATGCTAACAAATCGATAACCCAGTTTTTCCAGCTTGTTCAGGACGACGCGAGGAGGATCGTCTACATAATACTCTGAGCTAAAGAGAAAGAGATAATATGTAAAGAAAATGATAGGATCATACTTTTCATTTCCATGCACAATttgtaaacaatatataaaaaagacAAACGCAAACAGGTTTGGAATGCGTAAGGAGCCTTGTAAAAACAGGATCAAAAGATACTTCAACTATGGGCACAAAAGCTGAATTTATACAAATAAATGTTACAAAACCAAAGGAATATATAAAACATCTAGgcagattcacaaaagcatttatgagtatgggaaCTGGTGCTAAAGGAGTTCTCTTTTATG belongs to Pleurodeles waltl isolate 20211129_DDA chromosome 9, aPleWal1.hap1.20221129, whole genome shotgun sequence and includes:
- the GCHFR gene encoding GTP cyclohydrolase 1 feedback regulatory protein; this encodes MPYVLISTQIRMESGPTVVGDELSDIYLMASLAANKRQVLGNNFSEYYVDDPPRVVLNKLEKLGYRFVSMTGVGQTLVWCLHKQEDPPIRCIPNSYD